In one Mycobacteroides chelonae genomic region, the following are encoded:
- a CDS encoding flavin-containing monooxygenase, with protein MTGTTTTLIVGAGFAGIGAAIRLLQEGTDDFVILERSDRVGGTWRDNTYPGAACDIPSLLYSYSFEPNPGWTRTYSGSAEILEYIDDMVDKYDLARFIQFDTDVTALEFDESAGIWMADTADGKRYHTRSVVMASGPLANASFPDIRGIDSYGGKKIHSARWDHGYDLGGKRVAVIGTGASAVQIIPELVKSAASVKVFQRTPGWVLPRVNFRHPAWARSTFTHLPVSEQALRDAWFWAHEVMAVGMVWNTAATSAIQLAAKAHLRRQVKDSWLRRQLTPHFRPGCKRMLMTSDYYPALQADNCKLISWPIATLSPNGVRTADGVEHEVDCIVFATGFDVAKRGTPFPISGLGGRKLGDEWSQGTFAFKSVSVAGYPNLFFTFGPNSGPGHNSALVYMEAAIDYIVKAIKLLQQNDIGTLDVREDRQDRYHSEIQRRLRRTTWNSGCSSWYLTEDGYNGTMYPGFATQFMRELSRLDPHDYVITRRDDTHVELTQSL; from the coding sequence CCGGTGCGGCCTGCGATATTCCCTCGCTTCTCTACTCCTACTCGTTCGAGCCGAATCCGGGCTGGACTCGTACCTACTCGGGGAGCGCTGAGATCCTCGAATATATCGACGATATGGTCGACAAGTACGATCTTGCCCGGTTCATCCAGTTTGATACCGACGTGACTGCCTTGGAATTCGATGAGAGTGCCGGCATCTGGATGGCCGACACGGCAGATGGAAAGCGGTATCACACCCGGTCAGTTGTGATGGCCAGTGGACCACTTGCCAACGCCAGCTTTCCCGATATTCGGGGTATTGACTCGTACGGTGGAAAAAAGATCCACAGCGCTCGATGGGACCATGGCTACGATCTCGGCGGTAAGAGGGTTGCAGTCATCGGGACAGGCGCGAGCGCGGTTCAGATCATTCCCGAGCTCGTAAAGTCGGCTGCCTCGGTCAAAGTCTTCCAGAGAACGCCCGGCTGGGTGTTGCCCAGGGTGAACTTCAGGCATCCGGCCTGGGCGCGTTCGACCTTCACACACCTGCCGGTGAGCGAACAAGCGCTCCGCGACGCGTGGTTTTGGGCCCACGAAGTGATGGCAGTGGGTATGGTCTGGAACACCGCCGCGACGTCCGCGATACAGCTGGCGGCCAAGGCTCATCTCCGTCGGCAGGTGAAAGACTCCTGGTTGAGACGTCAGTTGACGCCCCATTTCAGGCCTGGATGCAAGCGCATGCTCATGACCAGTGATTATTACCCTGCGCTACAGGCGGATAACTGCAAGCTGATCAGCTGGCCGATCGCCACATTGTCACCCAACGGTGTTCGGACCGCCGACGGTGTCGAGCACGAAGTGGACTGTATCGTATTTGCCACTGGCTTCGATGTGGCCAAACGTGGCACCCCGTTCCCGATTAGCGGCCTCGGCGGTCGGAAGCTCGGCGATGAATGGTCTCAGGGGACATTTGCCTTCAAGAGCGTGAGCGTGGCCGGGTATCCGAACTTATTCTTCACTTTCGGACCGAATTCCGGGCCAGGCCACAACTCGGCGCTCGTATATATGGAGGCTGCAATTGACTATATAGTCAAGGCGATCAAGCTCCTTCAGCAAAATGACATCGGCACTTTGGATGTGAGGGAGGATCGTCAGGACCGCTATCACTCCGAAATTCAGCGCCGCCTTCGACGAACGACTTGGAATTCGGGGTGCAGCAGTTGGTATTTGACCGAGGACGGCTACAACGGCACGATGTACCCAGGTTTCGCGACCCAGTTTATGAGAGAACTATCCCGCTTGGATCCTCATGATTACGTGATAACCCGGCGCGACGATACACACGTCGAGCTGACGCAATCACTCTGA